The Streptomyces sp. NBC_00224 genome has a window encoding:
- a CDS encoding ricin-type beta-trefoil lectin domain protein — protein MRRTRNRLRCTFAAAVAAAAAFGGMTATATAAPAATVQSTPLPPELEKIRAAEALKLYGDSAERPMDQRRTGLISLGDSEISGEGVGTYEAGTNGPDNWCHRAPDSAIHRTGIPADETYNVACSGAYTGNIRIGGSKQYADELVQSDSLAIKARNTRIKMVLLVAGANDDLQFGPVMTDCVERYLLLQGPCESKYAPGWQARVDGLVPKVEQTVTDLKSVMRDAGYADGDYKLVVMGYPSPIGPDFHDNPNFPGKLVCGGLGYDSDTVWGRNTAVPAFERGMRKAAADTGAVYLDNSRLFNGHEVCMEDTWARGLYIDLSKPGLPDSNSVRQSFHPNYRGHGAFASCLTQIYDSGQREASCADPASTGSPVLYPLAWDDAYQPLKNASTGSCLDVSGASSANNTAVVGWDCHGGRNQNWWYDGTRKSVHTQLTQDRCLDVPGANYSAGAKLIIWNCHGGANQEFVRDGSTLRPAAATGLCATLAAAKDPLTLRPCDGSPSQRFA, from the coding sequence ATGAGGCGCACCAGGAACAGACTTCGCTGTACGTTCGCGGCCGCCGTGGCCGCGGCGGCCGCGTTCGGGGGCATGACGGCGACAGCGACGGCCGCACCCGCGGCGACGGTACAGTCCACCCCCCTTCCGCCCGAGCTTGAGAAGATCCGCGCCGCCGAGGCGCTCAAGCTGTACGGGGATTCCGCCGAGCGGCCCATGGACCAGCGCAGGACCGGGCTCATCTCGCTCGGCGACAGCGAGATCTCCGGCGAGGGCGTCGGCACCTACGAGGCCGGCACCAACGGCCCCGACAACTGGTGCCACCGGGCGCCGGACTCCGCGATCCACCGCACCGGGATCCCTGCCGACGAGACGTACAACGTGGCTTGTTCGGGCGCGTACACCGGCAATATCCGGATAGGCGGCTCGAAGCAGTACGCGGACGAGCTCGTGCAGAGCGACAGCCTGGCCATCAAGGCCCGCAACACCCGCATCAAGATGGTGCTGCTTGTCGCCGGGGCCAACGACGACCTCCAGTTCGGGCCGGTGATGACCGACTGCGTGGAGCGGTACCTGCTGCTCCAGGGCCCGTGCGAGTCGAAGTACGCGCCCGGCTGGCAGGCGCGGGTCGACGGCCTGGTGCCCAAGGTCGAGCAGACGGTCACCGACCTGAAGAGCGTGATGCGCGACGCCGGGTACGCCGACGGCGACTACAAGCTGGTCGTGATGGGCTACCCGAGCCCGATCGGCCCCGACTTCCACGACAACCCGAACTTCCCGGGCAAGCTCGTCTGCGGCGGCCTCGGCTACGACTCCGACACCGTCTGGGGCCGCAACACCGCCGTCCCGGCCTTCGAGCGCGGGATGCGCAAGGCGGCGGCCGACACCGGCGCGGTCTACCTCGACAACTCGCGGCTCTTCAACGGCCACGAGGTGTGCATGGAGGACACCTGGGCGCGCGGCCTCTACATCGACCTGTCCAAGCCGGGCCTGCCGGACTCCAACTCGGTGCGCCAGTCCTTCCACCCCAACTACCGGGGCCACGGCGCCTTCGCGTCCTGCCTCACCCAGATCTACGACTCGGGGCAGCGTGAGGCCAGTTGCGCCGACCCGGCGTCCACCGGTTCGCCGGTGCTCTACCCGCTCGCCTGGGACGACGCGTACCAGCCGCTGAAGAACGCGTCGACCGGCAGCTGTCTGGACGTGAGCGGCGCGTCCAGCGCCAACAACACCGCCGTCGTCGGCTGGGACTGCCACGGCGGCCGCAACCAGAACTGGTGGTACGACGGCACCCGCAAGTCGGTCCACACCCAGCTCACCCAGGACCGCTGCCTGGACGTGCCGGGCGCGAACTACTCGGCCGGGGCCAAGCTGATCATCTGGAACTGCCACGGCGGCGCCAACCAGGAGTTCGTCAGGGACGGCTCCACCCTGCGCCCGGCGGCGGCCACCGGCCTGTGCGCCACGCTGGCGGCGGCCAAGGACCCGCTGACGCTGCGCCCGTGCGACGGCTCCCCGTCGCAGCGCTTCGCGTAA
- a CDS encoding class II fumarate hydratase, translated as MNDSEYRVEHDSMGEVRVPAHAKWRAQTQRAVENFPVSGQRLERAHIEALARIKAAAAKVNAELGVLDKDIAGAVQEAAAEVAEGRWDEHFPVDVFQTGSGTSSNMNMNEVVATLASERLGRDVHPNDHVNASQSSNDVFPSSIHIAATAAVTGDLIPALEHLAEALERKAAEFADVVKSGRTHLMDATPVTLGQEFGGYAAAMRYGVERLRASLPRLAELPLGGTAVGTGINTPPGFSAAVIAEVARATGLPLTEARDHFEAQGARDGLVETSGQLRTVGVSLTKISNDLRWMASGPRTGLAEINLPDLQPGSSIMPGKVNPVIPEAVLMVAAQVTGNDATVAAAGAAGNFELNVMLPVIARNLLESIRLLASVSRLLADRTVDGITANRERAREYAESSPSVVTPLNKYIGYEEAAKVAKKSLAERRTIREVVLAGGYVERGDLTEAQLDEALDVLRMTRP; from the coding sequence ATGAACGACAGTGAGTACCGCGTCGAGCACGACTCCATGGGCGAGGTGCGGGTCCCCGCGCACGCCAAGTGGCGGGCCCAGACGCAGCGGGCGGTGGAGAACTTCCCCGTCTCCGGACAGCGTCTGGAGCGCGCCCACATCGAGGCGCTGGCCAGGATCAAGGCGGCCGCCGCCAAGGTCAACGCCGAACTGGGCGTGCTGGACAAGGACATCGCGGGGGCGGTCCAGGAGGCGGCCGCGGAGGTCGCCGAGGGGCGGTGGGACGAGCACTTCCCGGTCGACGTCTTCCAGACCGGCTCGGGCACCTCGTCCAACATGAACATGAACGAGGTGGTGGCGACCCTGGCGAGCGAGCGCCTCGGCCGGGACGTCCACCCCAACGACCATGTCAACGCCTCGCAGTCGTCCAACGACGTCTTCCCCTCCTCCATCCACATCGCCGCCACGGCCGCCGTCACCGGCGATCTGATCCCGGCCCTGGAACACCTCGCCGAGGCCCTGGAGCGCAAGGCCGCCGAGTTCGCGGACGTGGTGAAGTCCGGGCGTACGCATCTGATGGACGCCACCCCGGTCACCCTCGGCCAGGAGTTCGGCGGCTACGCGGCGGCCATGCGCTACGGCGTGGAGCGGCTGCGGGCCTCGCTGCCCCGGCTCGCCGAGCTCCCGCTGGGCGGCACCGCCGTCGGCACCGGCATCAACACCCCGCCCGGGTTCTCGGCGGCCGTGATCGCGGAGGTGGCGCGGGCGACCGGCCTTCCGCTCACCGAGGCCCGCGACCACTTCGAGGCGCAGGGGGCGCGGGACGGCCTGGTGGAGACGTCCGGCCAGCTCCGCACGGTCGGCGTCTCGCTCACCAAGATCTCCAACGATCTGCGCTGGATGGCGTCGGGGCCGCGCACCGGACTGGCCGAGATCAACCTGCCCGACCTCCAGCCGGGCTCCTCGATCATGCCCGGCAAGGTCAACCCGGTCATCCCGGAGGCCGTGCTGATGGTCGCCGCGCAGGTGACCGGCAACGACGCGACGGTCGCGGCGGCGGGTGCGGCGGGCAACTTCGAGCTGAACGTGATGCTCCCGGTCATCGCCAGGAACCTGCTGGAGTCGATCCGGCTGCTCGCGAGCGTCTCCCGACTGCTCGCCGACCGCACCGTCGACGGGATCACCGCGAACCGCGAGCGGGCGCGGGAGTACGCGGAGTCCTCGCCGTCGGTCGTCACCCCGCTCAACAAGTACATCGGGTACGAGGAGGCGGCGAAGGTCGCCAAGAAGTCGCTGGCCGAGCGCAGGACGATCCGCGAAGTGGTCCTGGCGGGCGGGTACGTGGAGCGCGGCGACCTCACCGAGGCGCAGCTGGACGAGGCCCTGGACGTACTGCGGATGACCCGGCCGTGA
- a CDS encoding GNAT family N-acetyltransferase: protein MSAEVYRDTWGVPHLRAADARELAYAQGRVTAVDRAWQLEVERHRVQGTTAAFLGPDAVGWDVFARRARLADTARRCFEALDAETADWVTAYVAGVNDGLAGGAAGRPGFAESGLAPGRWEPWTPLGVWLSTHILFAGFPTKLWRERAVAALGAGAVELFATDGPGTSGSNGWLVTGEHTATGAAIIAGDPHRFIEDPGVYQQIRLSCPEFDVVGLAVPGVPGIAHFGHTGSVAWAITNAMADYQDLYRERLRRDGTDVAALGPDGWAPASVHVETVEVAGAAPVTVEVIETDRGPVIIGGPDAADAISLRHPPRVTAALGFAALPALLRARTADDVDRAFDEWVEPVNVVQAADTRGGHLHRVAGRVPLRHDINRVRVVPAWEAAHAWQGWAPMPRAEVSGTAVMANQRGLAAPLGVEFAPPYRADRITALLAASRAWTAPRMSAIHTDTDLASARPLLGLLTDLKGLTPRAETLRDRLTTGWDRRMEADSTDAMAYATVRERVVRHLATHPSFADLAELPPLPDLFLPWLALTPRIAFALETILTTSMLPELDRVELVRVALEEVAAEGVEFGPWGEAHRLAPWQALPAPQEWPGLAGDHDCVLSTSSVPGLTHRSARGPAARYVWDLARREDSLWVVPFGASGAPDSPHHRDQLPLWVAGELAPVVTDWSDLRRETLYERSAHAYEEKVAGFGTVRLRPLDPPEDADLIHSWVTQERARFWGMLDADRAYVEETYAYVDSLPTHHAFLLLLDDEPVGLFQTYEPGADPLGECYEVRPGDVGIHILVAPAPGPARPGFTGALMRTLINYVLSDPAHQRIVVEPDVRNEKSIERMVRSGFVLGEEVDKPEKRARLAFLERPPTPPVT, encoded by the coding sequence GTGAGCGCCGAGGTCTATCGCGACACCTGGGGCGTCCCGCACCTGCGGGCGGCCGACGCCCGTGAGCTGGCGTACGCGCAAGGGCGGGTCACCGCCGTGGACCGAGCCTGGCAGCTGGAGGTCGAACGGCACCGGGTGCAGGGCACCACGGCCGCCTTCCTCGGCCCCGACGCGGTCGGCTGGGACGTCTTCGCCCGCCGCGCCCGCCTGGCCGACACGGCCCGCCGGTGCTTCGAGGCGCTGGACGCGGAGACGGCGGACTGGGTCACGGCGTACGTGGCGGGGGTCAACGACGGGCTCGCGGGCGGGGCCGCCGGTCGGCCCGGCTTCGCGGAGTCGGGCCTGGCGCCCGGCCGCTGGGAACCGTGGACGCCGCTGGGCGTCTGGCTCTCCACCCACATCCTCTTCGCCGGTTTCCCCACCAAGCTCTGGCGCGAGCGGGCGGTCGCGGCGCTCGGCGCGGGCGCGGTGGAACTCTTCGCCACCGACGGCCCCGGCACCTCCGGCTCCAACGGCTGGCTGGTCACCGGCGAGCACACCGCCACCGGCGCCGCGATCATCGCGGGCGACCCGCACCGCTTCATCGAGGACCCCGGCGTCTACCAGCAGATCCGCCTCTCCTGCCCGGAGTTCGACGTCGTCGGCCTCGCCGTCCCCGGCGTCCCCGGCATCGCCCACTTCGGCCACACCGGCTCGGTCGCCTGGGCCATCACCAACGCCATGGCCGACTACCAGGACCTCTACCGCGAACGCCTGCGCCGCGACGGTACGGACGTGGCCGCGCTCGGCCCCGACGGCTGGGCCCCGGCGTCCGTCCACGTCGAGACGGTGGAGGTGGCGGGCGCGGCCCCGGTGACGGTCGAGGTGATCGAGACGGACCGGGGCCCGGTGATCATCGGCGGCCCCGACGCGGCCGACGCCATCAGCCTGCGCCACCCGCCCCGCGTCACCGCCGCCCTCGGCTTCGCCGCGCTCCCGGCGCTGCTGCGCGCCCGGACCGCCGACGACGTCGACCGCGCCTTCGACGAGTGGGTCGAGCCGGTCAACGTGGTCCAGGCCGCCGACACCCGGGGCGGCCATCTGCACCGTGTGGCGGGCCGCGTACCGCTGCGCCACGACATCAACCGCGTACGGGTCGTACCGGCGTGGGAGGCGGCCCACGCGTGGCAGGGCTGGGCCCCGATGCCGCGCGCGGAGGTGTCCGGGACGGCCGTGATGGCCAACCAGCGGGGCCTGGCGGCGCCGCTGGGCGTGGAGTTCGCGCCCCCGTACCGCGCGGACCGCATAACGGCCCTGCTGGCCGCCTCGCGCGCGTGGACGGCTCCGCGGATGTCGGCGATCCACACGGACACGGACCTGGCGTCGGCACGCCCGCTGCTGGGACTGCTGACGGACCTCAAGGGCCTGACTCCCCGGGCGGAGACCCTCCGGGACCGTCTGACGACGGGCTGGGACCGCCGCATGGAGGCGGATTCGACGGACGCGATGGCGTACGCGACGGTGCGGGAGCGGGTCGTACGCCACCTGGCGACCCACCCGTCCTTCGCCGACCTGGCCGAACTCCCGCCCCTGCCCGACCTGTTCCTGCCCTGGCTGGCGCTGACGCCGAGGATCGCGTTCGCGCTGGAGACGATCCTGACGACGTCGATGCTGCCCGAGCTCGACCGGGTGGAGCTGGTGCGGGTGGCGCTGGAGGAAGTGGCGGCGGAGGGCGTGGAGTTCGGGCCGTGGGGCGAGGCGCACCGGCTCGCGCCGTGGCAGGCGCTGCCGGCGCCCCAGGAGTGGCCGGGCCTGGCGGGCGACCACGACTGCGTCCTGTCCACGAGCAGCGTCCCCGGCCTCACACACCGCAGCGCCCGGGGCCCGGCCGCGCGGTACGTCTGGGACCTGGCCCGCCGCGAGGACAGCCTCTGGGTGGTCCCGTTCGGCGCGTCGGGCGCACCGGACAGCCCCCACCACCGCGACCAGCTCCCGCTGTGGGTGGCGGGGGAGCTGGCGCCGGTGGTGACCGACTGGAGCGACCTGAGGAGAGAGACGTTGTACGAGCGGAGTGCCCACGCGTACGAGGAGAAGGTCGCCGGCTTCGGAACGGTCCGGCTGCGCCCGCTGGACCCGCCGGAGGACGCGGACCTGATCCACTCGTGGGTCACCCAGGAACGGGCCCGGTTCTGGGGGATGCTGGACGCGGACCGCGCGTACGTGGAGGAGACCTACGCGTACGTCGACTCCCTCCCCACGCACCACGCGTTCCTGCTCCTGCTGGACGACGAGCCGGTGGGGCTGTTCCAGACGTACGAGCCGGGCGCCGATCCGCTGGGGGAGTGCTACGAGGTGCGCCCGGGCGACGTCGGCATCCACATCCTGGTGGCCCCCGCACCGGGCCCGGCGCGCCCCGGCTTCACGGGCGCCCTGATGAGAACCCTGATCAACTACGTCCTCTCCGACCCCGCCCACCAGCGGATCGTGGTGGAACCGGACGTACGGAACGAGAAGTCGATCGAGCGGATGGTGCGGTCGGGGTTCGTGCTGGGGGAGGAAGTGGACAAGCCGGAGAAGCGGGCCCGCCTGGCGTTCCTGGAGAGGCCCCCCACCCCGCCCGTTACCTGA
- a CDS encoding DUF402 domain-containing protein: protein MTGTGGMNHWAPGDQILWRYRGNAPGPNSHVHICRPVTVVQDTDELLAVWMAPGTECVKPVLVDGTPVHEEPLATRYTAPRTTERARWFGTGVLKLARPGDPWSVWLFWERGWRFRSWYVNLEEPRTRWSGGIDSEDHFLDISVYPDRTWQWRDEDEFAQAQRVGLMDAAQARRVRAAGAAAVEVIRAWGRPFSDGWEEWRPDPRWPVPALPADWDRTPAHMPS from the coding sequence ATGACAGGTACCGGAGGCATGAACCACTGGGCGCCGGGGGACCAGATCCTCTGGCGCTACCGCGGCAATGCCCCCGGCCCGAACAGCCACGTCCACATCTGCCGCCCGGTGACCGTCGTCCAGGACACCGACGAACTGCTCGCCGTGTGGATGGCGCCGGGCACCGAGTGCGTCAAGCCCGTGCTCGTGGACGGCACCCCCGTCCACGAGGAGCCCCTCGCCACCCGCTACACCGCCCCGCGCACCACGGAGCGCGCGCGCTGGTTCGGCACCGGGGTGCTCAAGCTGGCGCGCCCCGGCGACCCCTGGTCGGTCTGGCTGTTCTGGGAGCGGGGCTGGCGCTTCCGGAGCTGGTACGTGAACCTGGAGGAGCCGCGCACGCGGTGGTCGGGCGGGATCGACTCCGAGGACCACTTTCTCGACATCTCCGTCTACCCGGACCGCACCTGGCAGTGGCGGGACGAGGACGAGTTCGCGCAGGCCCAGCGGGTGGGGCTGATGGACGCGGCCCAGGCCCGGCGGGTCCGGGCGGCAGGGGCGGCGGCGGTCGAGGTGATCCGGGCGTGGGGCAGGCCGTTCTCGGACGGGTGGGAGGAGTGGCGGCCCGATCCGCGGTGGCCGGTTCCGGCGCTCCCGGCGGACTGGGATCGCACCCCGGCGCATATGCCGTCGTGA
- a CDS encoding SpoIIE family protein phosphatase, which translates to MTEHQPTSHESRHQEQLARPPEAARPRPDEPGAGSAAHSAVPAPQATAPAARRGQARAATASVPGQPEPGSRDLARDLGAAATASAMGVPPGRGPSQSPGDDVPGGPASGAPGAGSGGEIPIGGDSAAVARREGDRLRFVGAATRRIARGIDLDEIVLGLCRATVPTFSDAILVHLRDPLPVGDERPASPFVLRLRRTDRLRLVDESLQEPEAIDALSLLNAQTDLTPAAELCEVRTGGALAEVLRGVRPVFGDSVPARLALAELLGPDRPVPGGHRTILAPLRGRRRVIGAAVFVRGLERPAFEANDLLVAAQLATHTALGIDKAVLYGREAYIADELQRTMLPDSLPQPTGVRLASRYLPAAETARVGGDWYDAIPLPGSRVALVVGDVMGHSMTSAAIMGQLRTTAQTLAGLDLPPQEVLHHLDEQAQRLGTDRMATCLYAVYDPVAHRITIANAGHPPPVLLHLGGRAEVLRVPPGAPIGVGGVDFEAVELDAPAGATLLLYTDGLVESRLRDVWTGIEQLRERLAATAQLTGPDHPPPLEALCDDVLDMLGPGDRDDDIALLAARFDGIAPSDVAYWFLDPEDSAPGRARRLARRALARWGLEELTDSVELLVSEVVTNAVRYAERPVTLRLLKTDVLRCEVGDDSPQLPRQRRARDTDEGGRGLFLVNRLARRWGATRLSGGKVVWFELATRP; encoded by the coding sequence GTGACGGAGCACCAGCCCACTTCGCACGAGAGCCGGCACCAGGAGCAGCTGGCCCGGCCTCCTGAGGCGGCCCGGCCGCGCCCGGACGAGCCGGGCGCGGGCTCCGCCGCGCACTCCGCAGTGCCCGCTCCCCAGGCCACGGCTCCGGCCGCCCGGCGGGGCCAGGCCCGCGCGGCCACCGCCTCCGTGCCCGGCCAGCCCGAGCCGGGCTCGCGCGACCTCGCCCGTGATCTGGGCGCGGCGGCGACCGCGAGCGCGATGGGGGTGCCGCCCGGACGGGGTCCCTCCCAGTCCCCGGGCGACGACGTGCCCGGCGGCCCGGCCTCCGGCGCTCCCGGGGCCGGCAGCGGCGGCGAGATCCCCATCGGCGGGGACAGTGCGGCCGTGGCCCGCCGCGAGGGCGACCGGCTGCGGTTCGTGGGCGCCGCGACCCGCAGGATCGCGCGCGGCATAGACCTCGACGAGATCGTGCTCGGGCTGTGCCGGGCCACCGTCCCGACCTTCTCGGACGCGATACTCGTGCATCTGCGCGACCCGCTTCCGGTCGGGGACGAGCGGCCCGCCAGCCCCTTCGTGCTGCGGCTGCGCCGAACCGACCGGCTGCGTTTAGTCGATGAGTCCCTCCAGGAGCCGGAGGCGATCGACGCCCTGTCCCTGCTGAACGCCCAGACCGATCTGACGCCGGCCGCCGAGCTCTGCGAGGTCCGCACCGGCGGCGCCCTCGCCGAGGTGCTGCGCGGGGTGCGGCCGGTCTTCGGCGACTCCGTGCCCGCCCGGCTCGCCCTGGCCGAGTTGCTCGGCCCCGACCGCCCGGTCCCGGGCGGCCACCGGACCATACTCGCCCCGCTCCGGGGCCGGCGCCGCGTGATCGGCGCCGCCGTGTTCGTACGCGGCCTGGAGCGGCCCGCCTTCGAGGCGAACGACCTGCTGGTGGCGGCCCAGTTGGCCACCCACACCGCGCTCGGCATCGACAAGGCCGTGCTGTACGGGCGCGAGGCGTACATCGCCGACGAGCTCCAGCGGACCATGCTGCCGGACTCGCTGCCCCAGCCGACCGGCGTGCGGCTCGCCTCGCGCTATCTGCCGGCCGCCGAGACCGCCCGGGTCGGCGGTGACTGGTACGACGCGATCCCGCTGCCCGGCAGCCGGGTCGCGCTGGTCGTCGGCGACGTCATGGGCCACTCGATGACCTCGGCCGCGATCATGGGCCAGCTGCGCACCACCGCGCAGACCCTGGCCGGGCTCGACCTGCCGCCCCAGGAAGTGCTGCACCACCTCGACGAGCAGGCCCAGCGGCTCGGCACCGACCGGATGGCGACCTGCCTGTACGCGGTGTACGACCCGGTCGCCCACCGGATCACCATCGCCAACGCCGGACATCCGCCGCCGGTCCTGCTGCACCTGGGCGGGCGCGCCGAGGTGCTGCGGGTGCCGCCGGGCGCGCCGATCGGCGTGGGCGGGGTCGACTTCGAGGCGGTCGAGCTGGACGCCCCGGCGGGCGCCACCCTGCTCCTGTACACGGACGGCCTGGTGGAGTCCCGGCTGCGGGACGTGTGGACCGGCATCGAGCAGCTCCGCGAGCGCCTCGCCGCCACCGCCCAGCTGACCGGCCCGGACCACCCGCCGCCGCTCGAAGCGCTCTGCGACGACGTCCTGGACATGCTGGGCCCCGGCGACCGGGACGACGACATCGCGCTGCTCGCCGCCCGCTTCGACGGGATCGCGCCGAGCGACGTGGCGTACTGGTTCCTGGACCCGGAGGACTCGGCACCCGGCCGGGCCCGCCGACTGGCCCGGCGCGCCCTGGCCCGCTGGGGTCTTGAGGAGCTCACGGACTCGGTGGAGCTGCTGGTCAGCGAGGTCGTCACCAACGCCGTGCGGTACGCGGAGCGCCCGGTGACCCTGCGGCTGCTCAAGACGGACGTCCTGCGCTGCGAGGTCGGCGACGACTCGCCGCAGCTGCCCCGGCAGCGGCGGGCGCGGGACACCGACGAGGGCGGGCGCGGTCTGTTCCTGGTGAACCGGCTGGCCAGGCGGTGGGGCGCGACCCGGCTCTCCGGCGGCAAGGTGGTCTGGTTCGAGCTGGCGACCCGCCCCTGA
- a CDS encoding fumarate hydratase: MPEFAYSDLLPLGEDHTPYRLVTAEGVSTFEADGRTFLKVDPEALRKLAAEAIHDIQHYLRPAHLAQLRKIIDDPEASGNDKFVALDLLKNANIAAAGVLPMCQDTGTAIVMGKRGQNVLTSGADEEALSRGIYDAYTQLNLRYSQMAPVTMWEEKNTGSNLPAQIELYATDGGAYKFLFMAKGGGSANKSFLYQETKAVLNEASMMKFLEEKIRSLGTAACPPYHLAIVVGGTSAEFALKTAKYASAHYLDELPTEGSATGHGFRDQELEQKVFELTQKIGIGAQFGGKYFCHDVRVVRLPRHGASLPVAIAVSCSADRQAVAKITAEGVFLEELEKDPARFLPETTDEQLDESGDVVKIDLNQPMDDILAELTKYPVKTRLSLTGPLVVARDIAHAKIKERLDAGEEMPQYLKDHPVYYAGPAKTPEGYASGSFGPTTAGRMDSYVEQFQAAGGSKVMLAKGNRSGQVTSACDAHGGFYLGSIGGPAARLAQDCIKKVEVVEYEELGMEAVWKIEVEDFPAFVVVDDKGNDFFQAPAEPPTFLNIPVRGAAQQ; encoded by the coding sequence ATGCCAGAGTTCGCGTACTCCGATCTGCTCCCCCTGGGAGAGGACCACACGCCCTACCGACTGGTGACCGCCGAGGGTGTCTCCACCTTCGAGGCCGACGGCCGTACGTTCCTCAAGGTGGACCCGGAGGCACTGCGCAAGCTGGCCGCCGAGGCGATCCACGACATCCAGCACTATCTGCGCCCGGCGCACCTCGCCCAGCTGCGGAAGATCATCGACGACCCGGAGGCGTCGGGCAACGACAAGTTCGTCGCGCTCGACCTCCTCAAGAACGCGAACATCGCGGCGGCGGGCGTGCTGCCGATGTGCCAGGACACCGGCACGGCGATCGTGATGGGCAAGCGCGGCCAGAACGTGCTGACGTCGGGCGCCGACGAGGAAGCCCTCTCGCGCGGCATCTACGACGCGTACACGCAGCTCAACCTGCGCTACTCGCAGATGGCTCCGGTCACCATGTGGGAGGAGAAGAACACCGGCTCGAACCTGCCCGCGCAGATCGAGCTGTACGCGACGGACGGCGGCGCGTACAAGTTCCTCTTCATGGCGAAGGGCGGCGGCTCGGCCAACAAGTCGTTCCTCTACCAGGAGACGAAGGCCGTCCTGAACGAGGCCTCCATGATGAAGTTCCTGGAGGAGAAGATCCGTTCGCTGGGGACGGCCGCCTGTCCGCCGTACCACCTGGCGATCGTGGTGGGCGGCACGTCGGCGGAGTTCGCGCTCAAGACCGCGAAGTACGCCTCGGCGCACTACCTCGACGAGCTGCCGACCGAGGGCTCGGCGACCGGGCACGGCTTCCGCGACCAGGAGCTGGAGCAGAAGGTCTTCGAGCTGACGCAGAAGATCGGGATCGGGGCGCAGTTCGGCGGCAAGTACTTCTGCCACGACGTGCGCGTGGTGCGCCTGCCGCGCCACGGCGCCTCCCTCCCGGTGGCCATCGCCGTGTCCTGCTCGGCGGACCGCCAGGCGGTCGCGAAGATCACGGCCGAGGGCGTGTTCCTGGAAGAGCTGGAGAAGGACCCGGCGCGGTTCCTGCCGGAGACGACGGACGAGCAGCTGGACGAGTCCGGCGACGTGGTGAAGATCGACCTCAACCAGCCGATGGACGACATCCTCGCGGAGCTCACCAAGTACCCGGTGAAGACCCGTCTCTCGCTCACCGGGCCGCTGGTCGTGGCGCGCGACATCGCGCACGCCAAGATCAAGGAGCGGCTCGACGCGGGTGAGGAGATGCCGCAGTACCTGAAGGACCACCCGGTGTACTACGCCGGGCCCGCCAAGACCCCCGAGGGGTACGCGTCCGGGTCCTTCGGGCCGACGACGGCCGGGCGCATGGACTCCTACGTCGAGCAGTTCCAGGCGGCCGGGGGGTCCAAGGTGATGCTGGCGAAGGGGAACCGGTCGGGGCAGGTGACTTCGGCGTGCGACGCGCACGGGGGGTTCTACCTGGGCTCCATCGGTGGCCCTGCCGCCCGGCTCGCGCAGGACTGCATCAAGAAGGTCGAGGTCGTCGAGTACGAGGAGCTCGGGATGGAGGCGGTGTGGAAGATCGAGGTCGAGGACTTCCCGGCGTTCGTCGTCGTCGACGACAAGGGCAACGACTTCTTCCAGGCGCCGGCTGAGCCGCCGACGTTCTTGAACATCCCGGTACGGGGTGCGGCGCAGCAGTAG
- a CDS encoding DUF1707 domain-containing protein, which produces MDLEKHDAKPQPVDPARSAPLRASDADRDRVADILREALAEGRLDAEEHAERIDGVYRAKTMGELEPLVRDLPAAADGAHRFGAPSSASSTPAYATAHAPDEAVGPVAAESLVAVFSSSTRKGRWRIGRRTNAFALFGSVEIDLTEAYFEQRLSVINATSIFGNVEVRVPENLTLRGSGTGIFGNFEVDTLEAEHPEAPVVVVNGYSVFGNIEAKPKRGKRIADLHGRLRKHLDS; this is translated from the coding sequence GTGGACCTCGAAAAGCACGACGCCAAGCCGCAGCCCGTGGATCCCGCCCGGTCCGCCCCCCTGCGCGCCTCCGACGCCGACCGCGACCGGGTCGCCGACATCCTGCGCGAGGCCCTCGCGGAGGGCCGCCTGGACGCGGAGGAGCACGCCGAGCGCATCGACGGCGTCTACCGCGCCAAGACGATGGGCGAGCTGGAGCCGCTGGTACGGGACCTGCCCGCGGCGGCCGACGGCGCGCACCGGTTCGGCGCGCCCTCGTCCGCGTCGTCCACGCCCGCGTATGCGACCGCACACGCTCCGGACGAGGCCGTGGGACCGGTCGCCGCCGAGAGTCTGGTCGCCGTCTTCTCCAGTTCGACCCGCAAGGGCCGCTGGCGCATCGGCCGCCGTACGAACGCGTTCGCGCTCTTCGGCAGCGTCGAGATCGATCTCACCGAGGCCTATTTCGAACAGCGGCTTTCCGTCATCAACGCCACCTCGATCTTCGGCAACGTGGAGGTCCGGGTCCCCGAGAACCTCACCCTGCGGGGCAGCGGCACCGGCATCTTCGGCAACTTCGAAGTGGACACGCTGGAGGCCGAACACCCCGAGGCGCCCGTGGTCGTCGTCAACGGATACTCGGTATTCGGCAACATCGAGGCCAAGCCCAAGCGCGGCAAGCGGATCGCCGACCTCCACGGCCGCCTGCGCAAACACCTCGACTCCTGA